In the Natronoglycomyces albus genome, TTCCTCCTCGTTTTCGAGGATGAACCCGATGTTCTCCAGCGTCTGGTTTTCCTTGTGTCGCGGCGGCAGATCGTTGCCGATGATGCGGTACAGCGCGAACGTGTCGGGCTCGACCGGCTCGTGGTAGGCGCCGCTGGTGAGATGGTGCCAGTACCAGTCGGCCTCGTTGTGGCATGCCTCGCCGGGGGGCACGCGCAGGCGGCCCGTCCGTTGGTCCCACAAGAACACCGAGAGTGGGTCGGACTGGGTACCTATGCGGGCGGCGACTTCGTCGCTGCGGAAGCCGGGGCCAGGGCGGTAGCCGCGCTTCCATCCCACCGTCAGATAGTGCAGGAACGGAGGCAGTCCGGTGGCGTCGGGCTCATACTCGGCTAGGTACCATTCGGCGTCGAAGAATGGGTTGGGGTTGAGGTGGGAACGGTCGCCTTGCTGGACGTAGTGAAGCGCGGCGGTCACGTCAGGCTCGATTCCGGGCACCTGGCCCAGATACCAGCGGCTGTCAAAGGCCGGGTGCGGGTCGATATCCGCATTGCGGCCTTGGGCGATGAAGTGCGCCAGGGGCGTGCGGAACGTGGCCAGGCAGGTTGGCTGTTGTTCCAGGTACCACACCGGGTCGAATAGCGGGTGGGGGCTGAAGTCGCGCAGCGCACCCTCCTCGACATAGTGCCGCACCGGGTCGGCGGGCATCTCCCCCGCCTGAGTGCGGTACCAGTCCTCATCGAAGAATTTCGAACGGCGGATGGCGTCGGTCTCGGCATCCAGATCCGGTTCGATTGCCAACGCTGACATGCTTCGCATGCGGTCGGCAATGTCCCAGGCCCGGGCCGCTCGACTACTGCGCACCAGTTCGTCGTCATGGACCCCGGAGAATGTTCCGCGAGTGGAGGATTCCTCGCGCACTTCTCGCAGGGAGGCAAGCTCTTTGGTCACAAGGCTCTTATGGCCCTGGACGCTACTGGAGATCTCCCTCAGTTCTCTGCGTAGAACGGCGACCGTGTTTCGCTCTTGCTCTCGGAGGTCACTATTGAGACTGAGATGCAGAGTCGCGAACTGGCCATGGAGAGAGGTGATCTCTTGCTCGATCCAATCTCGCTGGGATTTCTCAAACCGCCGAAGTTTGAGAAAAAGCGCAATGGAGGTCGCCAGGAGCAAGACCGAACCGAAGCCGACCACAGCGATTCCGACGGAGATCGGAAATATAGTGATAATTGCCGTGAACAGTGCGATACCGAAGAGGAGGACACCGAGCGCGTGGGCTTTGGGCGAACGTGAAAACTGAGTAAGAAGCTGTTTCATAAGCAATCTGTGGGGCGTTGATGAAAGGGCATGAGCGAGCTCGCGCGTAGACCGAGACTCGTCTCAGGTCACTACGCTGCGACAACAGGTTCAGCGGCAGTTTACCACTCAGGACATTTGCACAAATGTCACGCGGTGTGGGCACCGCATGTTGCACTCGCGCGAAGTCCGGTCGCCCCACTATTGAGCGCGTTGCATTCCGGGAACCCTGGTACCCATTTGCCCGGATAGTGCCTAATAGGCCACCAGCAATCACTTCACACTATTCGCACGTTTTCCCATCCATATGCGACACTTGAAGATCACTTTTCAGGTGGTAACTTGATTCGCCAGTAACGTGCTAGAGAAGGCACACTGATATGAATTCTCAATCACCCCACATCACCTTCCGTACTCGGCCATACGTCTGCGGTGCTATCGGGCAATGGAAACAGCCCCTGATCGACGCGCTAGTAGCCGCCTCACCAGCTCCCGTCTCGGTCGTGCACTCCAGCCCCAACGCTATTCTGCTCGCGTCAAGCCCGCCCGCCACCTGGTCGAACGGAGCGGCCGAGGGCTTCTATTGGGGGGAATTGGCAGCAGGGCACCCGCCCTCGGATTGGAAATCAGCCTCCGAGGGCCGCATGGCAGCAGGGTTGCAGCGGGAGGACTACCGGGCCATCCTGCACACGGACGCCTTGGGATTCCAAGACATGTTCGTGCGCGATGAGGGCACGGCCGCGTACTTCTCCAACCGGATCGATGCACTAGTGACCTCGGCACCACACAAATTGTCGGTGAACTGGGATGCCTGGGCCTGTACGTTCGCCTTCACAGCTCCCCTCCACTCCGATACCCCGTTTACCGAGATCACCCGGATCGCGCCGGGCACAGCGGTCTACTACTACGGAGATCGCACCCGGGTGATTCCGGCCGCAGCGTCGTGGCTCAGCGATGGCGACACCGCCCCGGCCTCGGCCGCCGACGTGGTTGAGGCGATCAAGGCGGCCATCGTCCCGACCCGCAAAACCGCCCTGCCTCTCAGCGGGGGTTGGGATTCACGTCTACTCGGGTCGCTGATCGGCAGCGGAATTCGACGCCGGAGAGCCTGGACGACCAGTAACGACGATGGATGGGATCGCGACGTCAACATGGCTCCGGCTGTGGCGAGCGTCTTGGGGTTCCGGCACCGCTTTGTCATACCGGGCGACGACGCTTGGGTACGCGAGTACGCGGCCGTCCGACACCGGACTGGTTTCCAGACCACCCACCATGTTTGGGCGATGCCGCTGTACAGGGAGCTGCATCGCCAAGGCGGCGACTATCTTGACGGGCTGGCCGGTGGCGTGTTGTTCAAGAACTTCCTCATCTCCCCCGCCGTCGCAAATGACCCGACGCTGTCGAAAGGAAGCGGCAAACTACTGCGGAATATGCAGCAGCGGAGGCTAGGCGAAGGCGGGTACCTGCGGGCCTCCGTGATCGAGGAGTACCGTGAACGCGCTGAAGCTCGCTTCGCGGCGGCGATCAAACCGCTGGCAGGCCATCCTGCGGCCGCAATGTTCGCCGTCCTGCACACCCGCACGGCACGGGCGATCGCCTCCAACCCGCTGTCTCTGCTGGCTCCGGAGGTGCGCATCCAAGCACCATTCGCCCACCCGGACGTGATTCGGCTGGCAATGCGAGTGCCGCTGGCCGACAAGGCCGACGGCCAGTTCTACCGGCAGATGCTGCGCATCGCGAACCCACAGGCTGCCGCCCTGCCGTCAACTCACGACGAGAAACCCCAAGACCCAGCACCGCTGCCGACACGCCACTACAACCAGCACGGGTTGCAGGTCATGGCCCAACACATCACTGCATCCGATGCGGTCATGTCACTATTCACCGACGACGCCGCTAAATCCCTCACGTACGACGGTGGAACAGACCTAGCGGAAACCCCAATCGGCCGAAGAACCCTCACCTGGGCCAGCCTGTTCGGGCACTGGCTAGACGAGCACAGAAAATTTCTAAGGGAATAGCCTGGAATCGTACAGTGATACTCACTAGGTATACAATTCCACAGGCGGCGGCCAGGGTTTGAAACCAGGGTAAGCGTCAACAGGTCTAATCCTCTTGTTTCGCAAGATCAGGAATTCAAGTGCTTCCTGCAGCGAGCCACCGAGGTGAAAATACATATTGTTGTACTGGGCGCACACCAATTCTCGGTTCACTTCTACGAAAACTGAAAAAGTCTCAAGCGCACAACCAATGGGAAACCATTCACCACCAATGTCATCCTTAACCCATTGCTCTCCAAGCCCGCCTTCACTTGCACTAGGCGGATCGATTAGAAATTCATCTTCATCGGGAAATCCGCATTCAACGTTGACAAAGGGTTCCACTGACAAACCCCACAATGACTCCAAGAAACTGATCGAGTTGTCAGGCAAGCTGCCGTATAGGTCACGGCGAAGATTATCCAACAACTGCTCAAGATCCGCCTGCCGCCCCGGATACCATCCAGCCTTCTCAAGCTGACCCAACACTTGCGGCGAACACTTCCTCACATCAAACATCGATTTTCCAAGACTAATCCGCTCCGTCAGGGCATTCAATACTCCAACGTATCCAATCGTCATGCCGTGCTTCTTTGAACGCCACGTTAATCTGTTAAAGCACACGAACTCGCTGTTGCTCCATAAATCCGGATTGACAATCGAAAGGTCGTACCCACTGGTTTGCCCTCGGCCCTCCACAACCAGACTTGAGCCGCAAACCTACAGTGGGCAAGAGTATCGGAACATATGCGCAGGGTTACGCAAACTGCTCCTCTAATAGTCAAGGACACCTGAGACCTTAAGATTCTGGGGTGATTACCTCAATCCTCTTATTGAAGTGGGTAGTGCGAGATCATATTCTCCCTGTTCACGGGCCTCTAACAGTGCAACATGCCGACACTCGTAAGACCGTCCACGCGGTTCCAACCGAGGCAACTAAACGTCCTCACGAACGCTGATTGCCCTGCAACCGACAGTCGGCCGCGCACAGCACCAAGCATGGCCGCTAAAGGAGGTGGGCACAACCTCAACCTTGACCGAGATACTGCCTTTTCAACTCAGTTGCTCCCGGTAGCCCTTTCTCGCGAGGGGGAACAAGGAAACTTGGTCGATTGGTCCACAACACTACCGGTGTCAATATGAGCAAGAACACCACTATAAAGACCAGCGAAATCAGTCCTAGCGACACAACAAGCCAAACACTCATCTCCAGTCCCATTATCGACGCAGCTGAAAAACTGAGCAGTAGGGCAGCCCCTGGCGTTCCGCCTATCGCAATAGGGAGAGCCGTTCTATGAACGCAGTCACGTATCCAAAGCTTTTTATTGCGACCCCAGTTTCGCTTGTATCTAGCGATGAATTTTTCGTCTCCCTTCATTACCTTAATTGCCATCCACCAATTAGCAATAAGAAGCGCCCCAATCACGAACCCACCGAGCTCTGCTATTACACTGGCACCTTCGTCCTGCACCCTCTCTCCTCAATTTCAGAATCCCAAATGAGTAAGTTCGAATTCCAGTCTATGGTCGGCGCCCAATGTTACCAGCCGAGTCTGTCGTTAATCCATCTTGAGACTCGAGATCCGGCGGAACCTCCAACCATACCGCCGCCTACTCCCCCTATTGCCGCACAGATCGGCCCACAAATAGCGAGCCCATACTTGGCTCCATAAAATCCGGTCAAGAGCGCTCCACCTGCTCCTCCCAAAACACGGTTGCAGCAGCTTTCTTTGACATCCTATCGTTCTTAATATTGTCGTACGCACCAGCCGCTTCGCTCAATACTGTGAGGGCTCCAGCTGCACGGGCAAAGAACTGGTTATTGTCAAATTTTTCATAAGCGTCGATAGCCACACCTGCGTACTCGAAAGCTCTAGAGAGACTGAAGTCAACACCCGTTCCGCTTACGCCACAAGAAGTAGATTGTATTGACTGGTGAAGGAGGCTTCGATTGCACTGTGCCAGCTGTTCAGCATACTGCGCAGCGGCACGCTGAATATCCTCTATTCGTTGCTCGACGTCATATATGACGAGACCATTGGGTCCGATCGTCGAGACGCTATTGGCGTAGTCGATTGACTTTATGGTGACTCGCACAGTCATCTGACCGGAATTGTTTTGGTATTGACCATTCGCCCCCATTGACTGAGAACACGCGGTTTTGTTCCAATTACACCATTCATAGTCGATAACGTCGGCGATAATGATGTGACGCTCATCAAGCAGGAAGTACTGCGTATCAAGCCCGGTTGCTTGCGGGTAAAGCCATTCGTTGCCATGCGGTTCCCCCATCGGCTCGAATGGTGCGAAGTGAAAATCGTCGAGTACCCATCCGTACGGGCTCAGCCCGGAAGCATCGCTAAACGAGATCGGGTTGTTGTTCGAATAGTTATAGCCGTTGATTTGCTGCGAGTCCAAGAAATTAGCTACCGGGTCGCGGGAGATGAAGCGGCCTGTCAGTGGGCCATAGGAGCGAGCTCCCATCTGGACCAATCCAGTCGGGTCTTCAATACCAGTGTGGAAACCACGCTGAGTAGCCTTCCAGTCCTCACCGCCCTCGCCCCGGGTATTGCCGAAGGGGTCCTGGCGACGGAACGTCACTGCCAGGCTTCCAGCAGCGAGCGCCCACATGGCCGTCCCGTGATGGTCCGCGCCAATCCAGGTCACGCCCTCGCTGGTAGAGCGGGTGGCGATGGTGGTGCCATTGTGCGCATACGTACGTACCGCGCTCACCCCACCCAGCTGAGACGACGTAGTCTCATGCCCACCCACGAACAGGTACGCATCAACCGTTTCTGCGCCACGTGACCAAACGTTCCCGCAAGCGCTGACGGGCCCACCCGCAAATCACAATTGAGATCGGTAAGCACCAAGTATGATCGACAAAAACCGAGCATAGCCTCATCCTCGACTGAGGTACTGCCTTGTCAACTCGGTTGCCCCCGGCAGTCCTCACTAACCAGGTTGCACTAGAAAACCGGGCAGAATCATGATCCGTATTCTCGTGATTTTCTAAGACCTTTCACCTTTCGCATAATGAATTGGAATGCAAAATAAACAGTAAGAAGTACAGCAGAGAAAAGTGCTGTATAGATCGCCGCAAAAAACAGATGGGCTACATCGTCAGCCAGATAGAAGGCAGCAAATGCAAGTGGCAGATATCCTATTGACTCAACTACTCGGCTTCGGTCGTTTGATCGTTCTTTGTGCGTCATTTTTACCACTCTATTCCAGCGTGGTTAGCTACTCCGGTAGTACAGCCAAGCGCGAAAGACTTATAGAATTCGAAACAATAGCTTTAATTTATTGTGCCTACTTCCTAAATTTGTTCACATTTTCCCAGACGATGTCGCCTGCAGTAAGCGACATTCTAATCTCTTGAACCAATGCGAAGAGTCCTGCGATCCACACGCTCAATCTAAAATCTCGTGTCGGCACTGCCAGCGAAAACGCTTCATACTTTGCAAACAAAGCGACGATCGGCATGAACACTACAAGGTAAGCTATCCAGAGGTAAGATTCTATACCATGGGATTTATATATCACAAAAAGAAAGGACAGTGGAAGAGACAGCACGACGGCAGCCCATACCATGATTACTGACTCTTTGTGAAGCCGCTCTCGGTCTATTTCTTCAGGCATTCCGGACCTCAATCACAACATCAGTGGCTTCCAATATTCATCCAGGAGTATTGGAAGCGTCATGGTTCGGCCTCAACTTACGATGAGGAACTCCAAGGCCCTACCTCATTATCAATACACCACTACAACGGACAAACGCTACGTGTCATGGCCCGCCTCATCACGAACTCAGACAAGGTCAGGTCCCAATTCTCCGACGACGCAGCCAAATCCCTCACATACGACGGCGGGCGCGACCTGGCGGAAACCCCAATCGGCCGAAGAACCCTCACCTGGGCCAGCCTGTTCGGACACTAGCTAGAAACTCATAGGCCCTACTTGGGTGGATAATAATGCTGTTTTTCGTAAATACGCTTACCATTTTCAATCGATGTCTTGAACCAAAGACCATCATCATAGGGGGGTGCTGGCGCTGTACCTGGTCTCAAGTTGAGACATCTCAGCGGGCGATGCAACCGGACAGCTAGCTCTAGTGACTCCTCAATGCTGGGCCCAAGAAACCAATGCCACCCAAGCCCAGTACAGACAACTGCACCGGTAGAGTCAATGTATAGTGCCATCTTGGAATTCCACTCGCCTACAGGGTACCAATGTCCCCCTAGCTCCCGATTTAGCCATTTTGTATCAGCTGAATCGCCGTGTGCACCAAGGTAAACATCAACAATAAGCGGGTCACAATATTGAAGCCCCGGGTCACTTGTCGGCAATGGCTCCACTTCGATTCCATGAAATGCCTCAAGAAATTCTCTGGCGTAGGGATGCAAATTGTATCCCTGTGTCCGATTGAATTCAAACTCTGTAGCCAGGTCAACGCGGCGGCCGGGATACCAGCCCGCGCTTTCAAGAGACGACGTCAGTTCGCCCGAAAATGACTGATAGTCGATGTACATAGCTTTCACCATACCGCGATCATCAAGTCGCCTAGCACAGCTTTGCATACCCTACATGGACTTGCAACGTGTCCATGACCTGATCGCTGCTGGGAATATTGGTTGTTAGTGGTGTGGACGACCCTTATGTTTCCCCCTTGCACACTATCTCCACTATTCAAAGCATTCGATACACAATGCATCTCAGCGCACCCCTTTTCATAGGCAGGAAGATGCTTTTCCTGTGCCGCACGAACATCAGGGTGGAGCGGATCGTTATTGTTTCGTCCGTAATAGGTGTTCCCGCTGGGTGACGTAAACTCTGCTGCAAACCTGTTTCCTTCTTCATTCCGGACGCTCTCTGCATAACTCTGTAGTGGGTCGTCACAGCCACCACTGCTACCTTGGTTATGGGTTAGAAGTTCGGCTTGTTCCGACTGGACGAAGTAGGTGTGTACTCCGGCCACGGTGAGGTTGTGGGTAGTGACCGTCTCACTGCGGTGCTCGACCGCCTCGACCTGGGCCCAAGTGCCCGAGGACGTCTGCAGCCACGAACCTGCTTCCAGGTTGCGGGCGGGCACCCACTCGTCAACATCCGGCGCCCAGAACGGGTGCCCGACCGTCGCCGTGATCGTCTCCGACGCCCCAGAAGCACCGCTTTGCTCCTCATCAAGCGGAGCCACCGTGATGTCAACCAGGTCGCGTTCCTGATCAGGCGTCGTGTGTGTCACCGAGACTGAGCCCGCTGTCAGCTCGCCCGTCACCGGGTCCACCGCCAAGACCTGCTCGCCAGGGGCGATGTCCTCAATTGGCTTCGTCGCGCCATCGGCCGTCACCACCAGGGTGCCCGGCAGGAACGACTTGCGTCCCGTCGAGCACGACGCCGGGCCACCAGAGCCGCCCGTTCCGCCGCCGTCGGTGGCTTTCGGCCCACGTCTGCCGCCCGGTATGAATTCCGAAGCACAGTCAGCCGCCGACCCCGTCGCGCAAGTAAACGCTTTGCTACCCACGTCGGTGGCTGTGCGCACGCCCGGCACCATCGAGGCCGCGCCCATCGCGCACCCCACCGTGTCGCCACTGGAACACGACTGAGCCGTCTCGATCGCACCGGCTCCGATGGCCACGGCGCCAGCGGCTGCCGCGACCACCTGCCCGCCGGGCACGAACGCCGCAACTGTCGCTACCGTGCCCGCAACCTGCGCAATCGTTCCCGCGTTGTCCTGGACCCAGTTGGACGCCGAGGTAGCCGCGTCCGTGACCGTATTGGCGACGTTCTTGCCCACGGACTTGGCCTTGTCCACCAGCCCTAGGAACATGCCGGTGGGGTCGGCGAAGGTGATAGGACTGTGGTTGGCATAGGCGTAGCCGTTGATCTGCTGGTCATCGAGGATATTGATAACCTCGTCAACCGACATGAAACGGCCGAACAGCGGGTCGTAGTCTCGAGCCCCGAGCAAGGTCAGGCCCGTGGGGTCCTGAATTCCGCCAACGAAACCGCGTTGGCCCACCCAGTCGACCTTCTCGCCCCGCTGATTGCCAAACGGGTCGAAATAGCGCACCCGAGCGTCATTGTGGTTTTGCGCATTGATCATGTGCGTGGCCGTACCGGCGGGATCGACGCCGTAGAACGTCCATTCGCTGCGTTGCGAGGACTTCGAAGAAGCGACCAGGTGCCCCGCGTGGGTGTAGAAGCGGGTGGCCTCCAGCGAACCAGTGACCTTGTCCCATACGACCTCGGTGTCCGGCAAGAAAAGTGTCGCCGTCTCACCGTCATCGCGGATTAGCCGCTCGCCGTCGATGTCATACACCGAGCGGGTGAGATTGTCGCCCTCATGAACGGCGACGACGTTGCCCTCGGCGTCATAGTCGAAGATCTGCACATCGCCGTCGATGTCACGCGAGGTCGTGTTGCCAGCCTCGTCGTAGCCGAAGACCGCCTTGCCATCCTCGTTGATGTCCACATGCGTCGGAGCGTGCGGCTGAGATTCACCCGCGCTCGGGTAGTGGAATGCCCGCTCCTCGACGTCCCGGCCCGGCAGACGCAGAGTGTCGCTGGTGCGGTTACCGGCGGAGTCGTAGTGGTAGTTGTTCCAGTACGGAGCCGGTCCACCGAGTGTGGCCTGTGCGCCAGACTCAGCGCACTCGGTCAGGTCCTCCTGCGCCCACGCCTCGACCAGCCGTTGCTGGGAGTCGTATTCGAAGCACTGGCGTTCCCATCGTTCGGGCGCGCTCTCGGCGTGCTCGGCGATAGACAACACGTTGCCGTAGTCGTCGTAGGTGTAGCGAGAATCGCCGATGACGGGCTTGTTCGTGTCATGCCCGAAGCCGATGCGCTCGATACGGCGTGTCGTCTCGTCATAGACGAAGCCATGCCACATTTGTTTACCGGCATTGGAACCGATGCGGCGGGTCAGCACTTCACCGTACGGAGACCACCTGGCGTGGTCAATGACGACGTTGTATTGGCCCTCCATCACCGAGTTCATCCAGACGACGTTGCCGACTGGGTCATGGGCGTACTGCAATCCCTCGTTGGGAAACTGCGCCACCGCGCCATATCCACGGAACTGCATCTGTCCGTTGTCGAAGAACATTTGCGTCGTCAGATACGTGCCGGCCAGCGCCCCCTCTTCGGCAGGGATGACCATCTCCACCTGGGTCGCGCGCCCGCCAGCGTCATAATTGAGCACGCGTTCGGCGTATTCGGCACCGTCGACATAGCGGGTATTGGTTCCGGGCAGGCCGATCCCTCCAGGGACCGTGTCGAACTCCCAGCTGGCGAGGAGCTCTCCCTCTCCGTCCCGGCGCTCAATGAGTCGGCCGAGTTCGTCGTA is a window encoding:
- a CDS encoding SUKH-3 domain-containing protein translates to MTIGYVGVLNALTERISLGKSMFDVRKCSPQVLGQLEKAGWYPGRQADLEQLLDNLRRDLYGSLPDNSISFLESLWGLSVEPFVNVECGFPDEDEFLIDPPSASEGGLGEQWVKDDIGGEWFPIGCALETFSVFVEVNRELVCAQYNNMYFHLGGSLQEALEFLILRNKRIRPVDAYPGFKPWPPPVELYT
- a CDS encoding asparagine synthase C-terminal domain-containing protein — its product is MNSQSPHITFRTRPYVCGAIGQWKQPLIDALVAASPAPVSVVHSSPNAILLASSPPATWSNGAAEGFYWGELAAGHPPSDWKSASEGRMAAGLQREDYRAILHTDALGFQDMFVRDEGTAAYFSNRIDALVTSAPHKLSVNWDAWACTFAFTAPLHSDTPFTEITRIAPGTAVYYYGDRTRVIPAAASWLSDGDTAPASAADVVEAIKAAIVPTRKTALPLSGGWDSRLLGSLIGSGIRRRRAWTTSNDDGWDRDVNMAPAVASVLGFRHRFVIPGDDAWVREYAAVRHRTGFQTTHHVWAMPLYRELHRQGGDYLDGLAGGVLFKNFLISPAVANDPTLSKGSGKLLRNMQQRRLGEGGYLRASVIEEYRERAEARFAAAIKPLAGHPAAAMFAVLHTRTARAIASNPLSLLAPEVRIQAPFAHPDVIRLAMRVPLADKADGQFYRQMLRIANPQAAALPSTHDEKPQDPAPLPTRHYNQHGLQVMAQHITASDAVMSLFTDDAAKSLTYDGGTDLAETPIGRRTLTWASLFGHWLDEHRKFLRE
- a CDS encoding SUKH-3 domain-containing protein, encoding MYIDYQSFSGELTSSLESAGWYPGRRVDLATEFEFNRTQGYNLHPYAREFLEAFHGIEVEPLPTSDPGLQYCDPLIVDVYLGAHGDSADTKWLNRELGGHWYPVGEWNSKMALYIDSTGAVVCTGLGWHWFLGPSIEESLELAVRLHRPLRCLNLRPGTAPAPPYDDGLWFKTSIENGKRIYEKQHYYPPK
- a CDS encoding RHS repeat-associated core domain-containing protein, giving the protein MSAVRTYAHNGTTIATRSTSEGVTWIGADHHGTAMWALAAGSLAVTFRRQDPFGNTRGEGGEDWKATQRGFHTGIEDPTGLVQMGARSYGPLTGRFISRDPVANFLDSQQINGYNYSNNNPISFSDASGLSPYGWVLDDFHFAPFEPMGEPHGNEWLYPQATGLDTQYFLLDERHIIIADVIDYEWCNWNKTACSQSMGANGQYQNNSGQMTVRVTIKSIDYANSVSTIGPNGLVIYDVEQRIEDIQRAAAQYAEQLAQCNRSLLHQSIQSTSCGVSGTGVDFSLSRAFEYAGVAIDAYEKFDNNQFFARAAGALTVLSEAAGAYDNIKNDRMSKKAAATVFWEEQVERS